One genomic segment of Patescibacteria group bacterium includes these proteins:
- a CDS encoding curli assembly protein CsgF, which produces MKRLVMYVICGIVCVLFLMPATEATATELVFEFINPSFGGSPFNGPWMLAQAEAQNKLVEKQKPFTMPKRDPIQDFEDSLNRQILYQMSRKIVSSAFGEEGLEPGQYSVGDYTIDVTVDVISGIKVTITDTVTGNSTTVKVPYY; this is translated from the coding sequence ATGAAACGATTAGTGATGTATGTTATTTGCGGCATTGTTTGCGTTTTGTTTTTAATGCCGGCAACTGAAGCCACAGCCACAGAATTGGTGTTTGAGTTCATAAACCCGTCTTTCGGCGGTTCGCCGTTTAATGGACCGTGGATGTTAGCTCAAGCAGAGGCCCAGAACAAGCTCGTAGAGAAGCAAAAGCCGTTTACAATGCCAAAGAGAGACCCGATACAGGACTTTGAAGATAGTCTGAATCGGCAGATACTCTACCAGATGTCAAGAAAGATAGTGAGTTCAGCATTTGGCGAGGAAGGCCTTGAGCCCGGTCAGTACAGCGTAGGCGATTACACAATTGATGTGACGGTTGATGTCATCAGTGGCATAAAAGTTACTATAACTGACACCGTAACTGGAAACTCAACCACTGTAAAAGTACCCTATTATTAA